The Sphingopyxis fribergensis genome contains a region encoding:
- a CDS encoding enoyl-CoA hydratase-related protein yields the protein MTYETLLVETRGAVTLVTLNRPQALNALNSCVLDDLIAAFAAFEVDASQRCAILTGSGDKAFAAGADIKEMADKPAADFYLEDFFSKWTSDFVKKVRKPWIAAVNGFALGGGCELAMMADFIIASDKAKFGQPEIKLGVAPGMGGSQRLTRAVGKAKAMEMCLTGRMMDAEEAERSGLVARVVQHENLVDEAVKTATVIAAMPPMAAMVNKDMVNAAYETTLDQGLIYERRLFQILAATEDKAEGMAAFIEKREGVWKGR from the coding sequence ATGACCTACGAAACCCTCCTCGTCGAAACGCGCGGCGCCGTCACCTTGGTGACGCTCAATCGCCCGCAGGCGCTGAACGCGCTGAACTCGTGCGTCCTCGACGACCTGATCGCGGCCTTTGCGGCGTTCGAGGTCGACGCCAGCCAGCGCTGCGCCATCCTCACCGGATCGGGCGACAAGGCGTTCGCCGCCGGCGCCGACATCAAGGAAATGGCCGACAAGCCGGCGGCCGATTTCTACCTCGAGGATTTCTTTTCGAAATGGACGAGCGATTTTGTGAAGAAGGTCCGCAAGCCGTGGATCGCCGCGGTGAACGGCTTCGCGCTCGGCGGTGGCTGCGAGCTGGCGATGATGGCCGATTTCATCATCGCGTCGGACAAGGCGAAATTCGGCCAGCCCGAAATCAAGCTCGGCGTCGCCCCCGGCATGGGTGGGTCGCAGCGGCTGACGCGCGCGGTCGGCAAGGCCAAGGCGATGGAAATGTGCCTCACCGGCCGGATGATGGACGCCGAAGAGGCCGAGCGTTCGGGACTCGTCGCGCGCGTCGTCCAACATGAAAATCTGGTCGACGAAGCGGTGAAGACCGCGACGGTGATCGCAGCGATGCCGCCGATGGCCGCGATGGTGAACAAGGATATGGTCAACGCCGCGTATGAGACGACGCTCGACCAGGGGCTGATCTACGAACGCCGCCTGTTCCAGATCCTCGCCGCGACCGAGGACAAGGCCGAAGGCATGGCCGCCTTCATCGAAAAGCGCGAGGGCGTGTGGAAGGGGCGATAA
- a CDS encoding serine hydrolase domain-containing protein gives MTHGFDTTRLDRIPAFLAAKYIDTGRLPHAATLVSRRGEIAHQSVIGEARPGQALKDDAIFRIASMTKPITSIAFMMLVEEGKVALSDPLVKFCPEFKDTGVFVAGGGNVPFLMRPPASPIRMVDLLRHTSGLTYGFQERTPVDAAYRKAKIDDFDADYTMDSFIADLAKIPLQFDPGAHWNYSMATDVLGAVIERIEGKPFGEVLQERIFDPLGMVDTGFKVPAEQQHRLADAYSFHPRDKMQGFDEGARSRWAKDRSFHSGGGGLASTLHDYHRFCLMLLGGGKYGDTRIISRKTLDLMTSNHLVGGGDLTQHSVGIFSEDENAGVGFGLGFAVTLDPARAGIPGSAGDFYWGGMFSTGFFVDPLEEICMVFMTQLMPSSTYPVRREVKTMVHAALDD, from the coding sequence ATGACACATGGATTCGACACGACGCGGCTCGACCGCATCCCCGCCTTTCTTGCCGCCAAATATATCGACACCGGCCGATTGCCGCATGCCGCGACTTTGGTGTCGCGGCGCGGCGAGATTGCGCACCAGTCCGTCATCGGCGAAGCGCGGCCGGGCCAAGCGCTGAAAGACGATGCGATCTTTCGCATCGCGAGCATGACCAAGCCGATCACCAGCATCGCCTTCATGATGTTGGTCGAGGAGGGCAAGGTCGCGCTGTCCGACCCGCTGGTGAAGTTCTGCCCCGAGTTCAAGGACACCGGCGTGTTCGTCGCGGGCGGCGGCAATGTGCCGTTCCTGATGCGCCCACCCGCGTCGCCGATCCGCATGGTCGATCTGCTGCGCCACACGTCGGGACTTACATACGGATTTCAGGAGCGCACGCCGGTCGACGCCGCGTACCGCAAAGCAAAGATCGACGATTTCGATGCCGATTATACGATGGACAGCTTCATCGCCGACCTGGCGAAAATCCCGCTGCAGTTCGACCCCGGCGCGCACTGGAATTATTCGATGGCGACCGATGTGCTCGGCGCGGTGATCGAGCGGATCGAGGGCAAGCCGTTCGGCGAGGTCTTGCAGGAGCGCATCTTCGACCCGCTCGGCATGGTCGATACCGGGTTCAAGGTGCCCGCCGAGCAGCAGCATAGGTTGGCCGACGCCTATTCTTTCCACCCCAGGGACAAGATGCAGGGCTTTGACGAAGGCGCGCGCAGCCGCTGGGCGAAGGACCGCAGCTTTCATTCGGGCGGCGGCGGGCTTGCCTCGACGCTTCACGATTATCATCGTTTCTGCCTGATGCTGCTCGGCGGCGGCAAATATGGCGACACACGGATCATTAGCCGCAAGACGCTCGATCTGATGACGTCGAACCACCTCGTCGGCGGCGGCGATTTGACGCAGCACAGCGTCGGCATTTTCAGCGAAGACGAGAATGCGGGGGTCGGCTTCGGGCTCGGCTTTGCGGTCACGCTCGATCCGGCGCGCGCGGGCATTCCCGGCTCGGCGGGCGATTTTTACTGGGGCGGCATGTTCTCGACCGGCTTCTTCGTCGATCCGCTCGAGGAAATCTGCATGGTCTTCATGACCCAGTTGATGCCCTCCTCCACCTATCCCGTGCGGCGCGAGGTCAAGACGATGGTCCACGCTGCGCTTGATGATTGA
- a CDS encoding acyl-CoA dehydrogenase family protein, with translation MTDQFQLTDDQLAIQDMARKFTADRITPFAAEWDEKHYYPVDVWKAAGELGFGAIYVAEESGGIGLGRLEAALIMEAMAYGCPATSAYVSIHNMATWMIDRFGGPEIKARFLPDLVSMGKIASYCLTEPGSGSDAAALKTTAKKDGDHYVLNGTKQFISGAGVNDIYVCMVRTSEEKSKGISCLVVEKDTPGLSFGAPEKKLGWNASPTAQVIFEDCRVPVENCVGAEGDGFRFAMAGLDGGRLNIGACSLGGAQRCLDEAVAYTKDRQQFGQPIADFQNTQFMLADMATDLEAARALLYMAAAKVTANAPDKSRFSAMAKRLATDSGSKVVNDALQLFGGYGYLKDYPIERFWRDLRVHSILEGTNQVMRMIVGRDLLRQ, from the coding sequence ATGACCGACCAGTTCCAGCTTACCGACGACCAGCTCGCCATCCAGGATATGGCGCGCAAATTCACCGCCGATCGCATCACGCCCTTTGCAGCCGAATGGGACGAGAAACATTATTATCCCGTCGATGTGTGGAAGGCCGCGGGCGAGCTTGGCTTCGGCGCGATTTACGTCGCCGAGGAATCGGGTGGCATCGGGCTTGGCCGCTTGGAGGCGGCGCTGATCATGGAGGCGATGGCCTATGGCTGCCCCGCGACCAGCGCCTATGTCTCGATCCACAATATGGCGACGTGGATGATCGACCGCTTTGGCGGCCCCGAGATCAAGGCGCGCTTCCTGCCCGACCTCGTCAGCATGGGGAAGATCGCCAGCTATTGCCTGACCGAGCCGGGTTCGGGGTCCGACGCCGCCGCGCTTAAGACGACGGCGAAGAAGGACGGCGACCATTATGTGCTGAACGGCACCAAACAGTTCATCTCGGGCGCGGGCGTCAACGACATCTATGTCTGCATGGTCCGCACCAGCGAGGAAAAATCGAAAGGCATCAGCTGTCTCGTCGTTGAAAAGGACACGCCGGGCCTCAGCTTCGGCGCACCCGAGAAAAAGCTGGGCTGGAATGCCTCGCCGACCGCGCAGGTGATCTTCGAGGACTGCCGCGTGCCGGTCGAGAACTGCGTCGGGGCCGAGGGTGACGGCTTCCGCTTCGCGATGGCGGGACTTGACGGCGGCCGTCTCAATATTGGCGCGTGCTCCTTGGGTGGCGCGCAGCGCTGCCTCGACGAAGCGGTCGCCTACACCAAGGACCGCCAGCAGTTTGGCCAGCCGATCGCCGATTTCCAGAACACCCAGTTCATGCTCGCCGACATGGCGACCGACCTCGAAGCCGCGCGCGCCTTGCTCTATATGGCGGCGGCAAAGGTCACCGCGAACGCGCCCGACAAGTCGCGCTTCTCCGCGATGGCAAAGCGGCTCGCGACCGACAGCGGGAGCAAGGTCGTCAACGATGCGCTCCAGCTGTTCGGCGGCTATGGCTATCTGAAAGACTATCCGATCGAGCGTTTCTGGCGCGACCTGCGGGTCCATTCGATCCTCGAAGGCACCAACCAGGTGATGCGGATGATCGTTGGAAGGGATTTGCTGCGCCAATGA
- a CDS encoding 3-hydroxyacyl-CoA dehydrogenase NAD-binding domain-containing protein: MSEDTPVSVTMEKDGEIAVIIVSNPPVNALSWHVRQGLEDHFTAALADDSVKAIVLRCAGATFIAGADISEFGKPPRGPDFNAVLNSIEAASKPVVAAIHGTALGGGLETALVCHYRIAVPSAKLGVPEVKLGLLPGAGGTQRLPRVVGVEAAATMTSTGDPVPAPKAKEMGLVDELAGEDSLAADAIAFARAKIADGPRPTRERPVFGDIAVIEELKAKNAKRWRGFEAPYANLACVEAATRLPFEEGLAFEREQFMKLMFGSQSAAQRHIFFAERQAAKIDGLPKDTQLRDIKKVGIIGAGTMGGGIMMNFLQKGIPCTIVEMQQDALDRGLRVVRKNYDASAAKGRFKLEQVDQMMGLVTPSLELDALADCDLIIEAVYENMDVKKDIFGKLDKIAKPGAILASNTSYLDIDEIATATSRPGDVLGMHFFSPANVMKLLEVVRGKKTAPDALATAMAIGKKIGKVAVVAGVCDGFIGNRMLKPRQVEAMKLLLEGATPAQVDKVHVEFGMPMGPFQMSDLAGVDIGWHRDPNRIESIRDALAAEGRWGQKKQAGFYDYDEKRQPSESPRVAELIEEFRAKEGVEKREITDQEIIERTLYPMVNEGALILSEGKAQRASDIDVVWIYGYGWPVYRGGPMFWAGLEGTDKIVAALEKHGFKIAPLLREKAEAKTGF; encoded by the coding sequence ATGTCCGAAGACACCCCCGTTAGCGTCACGATGGAAAAGGATGGCGAGATCGCCGTCATCATCGTGAGCAACCCGCCGGTCAACGCGCTGAGCTGGCACGTCCGGCAGGGGCTGGAGGATCATTTCACCGCCGCGCTCGCCGACGACAGCGTCAAGGCGATCGTGCTGCGCTGCGCCGGGGCGACCTTCATCGCGGGCGCCGACATCAGCGAATTCGGCAAGCCGCCGCGTGGTCCCGATTTCAACGCGGTGCTCAACAGCATCGAAGCGGCGTCGAAGCCCGTCGTCGCGGCGATCCACGGCACCGCGCTCGGCGGTGGTCTCGAAACTGCGCTCGTCTGTCATTACCGGATCGCGGTGCCGTCGGCGAAGCTCGGCGTGCCCGAGGTCAAGCTCGGCCTGCTGCCCGGCGCGGGCGGCACGCAGCGGTTGCCGCGCGTCGTCGGCGTCGAAGCCGCGGCGACGATGACCTCGACCGGCGATCCCGTTCCGGCACCGAAGGCGAAGGAAATGGGCCTCGTCGACGAACTCGCGGGCGAAGACAGCCTGGCCGCCGATGCCATCGCCTTTGCGCGCGCGAAGATCGCCGACGGCCCGCGCCCGACGCGCGAACGCCCGGTGTTCGGCGATATTGCCGTCATCGAGGAGCTGAAGGCGAAGAACGCCAAGCGCTGGCGCGGTTTCGAGGCACCCTATGCTAACCTCGCCTGCGTCGAAGCGGCGACGAGGCTGCCGTTCGAGGAAGGGCTGGCGTTCGAGCGCGAGCAGTTCATGAAGCTGATGTTCGGCAGCCAGTCGGCGGCGCAGCGCCACATCTTTTTCGCCGAGCGCCAGGCGGCGAAGATCGACGGCCTGCCCAAGGACACGCAGCTGCGCGATATCAAGAAAGTCGGCATCATCGGCGCCGGCACGATGGGCGGCGGGATCATGATGAACTTCCTGCAAAAGGGCATCCCCTGCACGATCGTCGAAATGCAGCAGGACGCGCTGGACCGCGGGCTCCGCGTCGTGCGCAAGAATTACGATGCCTCGGCCGCCAAGGGCCGGTTCAAGCTCGAACAGGTCGATCAGATGATGGGGCTCGTCACTCCGTCGCTCGAGCTGGACGCGCTGGCCGACTGCGACCTCATCATCGAGGCGGTCTATGAGAATATGGACGTCAAGAAGGACATCTTCGGCAAGCTCGACAAAATTGCCAAGCCCGGCGCGATCCTCGCGTCGAACACCTCCTACCTCGACATCGACGAAATCGCGACCGCGACGAGCCGCCCCGGCGACGTGCTGGGCATGCATTTCTTCTCGCCCGCCAATGTGATGAAGCTGCTCGAGGTCGTGCGCGGTAAGAAGACCGCGCCCGACGCGCTGGCGACGGCGATGGCGATCGGCAAGAAGATCGGCAAGGTCGCCGTGGTCGCGGGCGTTTGCGATGGCTTCATCGGCAACCGGATGCTGAAGCCGCGCCAGGTCGAGGCGATGAAGCTGCTGCTCGAAGGCGCTACCCCGGCGCAGGTCGACAAGGTGCATGTCGAATTCGGCATGCCGATGGGGCCGTTCCAGATGAGCGACCTTGCGGGTGTCGATATCGGCTGGCACCGCGACCCGAACCGTATCGAAAGCATCCGCGACGCGCTCGCCGCCGAAGGCCGCTGGGGCCAGAAGAAGCAGGCGGGCTTTTACGATTATGACGAGAAGCGCCAGCCGTCGGAAAGCCCGCGCGTTGCCGAACTCATCGAGGAGTTCCGGGCGAAGGAAGGCGTCGAAAAGCGCGAGATCACCGATCAGGAGATTATCGAGCGCACGCTGTATCCGATGGTCAATGAAGGCGCGCTGATCCTGTCCGAAGGCAAGGCGCAGCGGGCCAGCGACATCGATGTCGTGTGGATCTATGGCTATGGCTGGCCGGTCTATCGCGGCGGCCCGATGTTCTGGGCGGGGCTGGAAGGCACCGACAAGATCGTCGCGGCGCTGGAAAAGCACGGGTTCAAGATCGCGCCGCTGCTGAGAGAAAAGGCGGAAGCGAAGACGGGCTTCTAG
- a CDS encoding LysR family transcriptional regulator has product MDWDKLQYFLMVARHGTLARAAAALHVDATTVSRRVSALEAALQQTLFERAPTGFILTAAGRALVPHAEAMAAAAARIHSAREGGSALSGQLRVSVSEGFGNSFIAPRLGGFVAAHPELEIDLVASSGFLNPSRREADMAVLLARPRKGPLITRKLSDYSLGLYAPTGRPDWQEAVSAAPLSRAGIPVIGYMPDILYAPELDYLGEIEPGLRATVRSSSILAQRRMIAGGAGVGVLPCFLANGDPALVRVRGEQTVARAFWLALHRDVAPQPRIRAFIDWLDAEVRESRGLLVPD; this is encoded by the coding sequence GTGGATTGGGACAAGCTGCAATATTTCCTGATGGTCGCACGTCATGGCACGCTCGCGCGCGCCGCCGCGGCGCTGCATGTCGATGCGACGACGGTCAGCCGCCGCGTGAGCGCACTCGAAGCCGCGCTCCAGCAGACCTTGTTCGAACGCGCGCCGACGGGATTCATTCTCACCGCCGCGGGCCGGGCGCTCGTCCCGCACGCCGAAGCGATGGCGGCGGCGGCGGCGCGTATTCATTCGGCGCGTGAGGGCGGATCCGCGCTGTCGGGGCAATTGCGGGTGAGCGTGTCCGAAGGATTTGGCAACAGCTTCATCGCGCCGCGGCTGGGCGGCTTCGTCGCGGCGCATCCCGAACTCGAAATCGACCTTGTCGCGTCGTCAGGCTTTCTCAACCCGTCGCGGCGTGAAGCCGATATGGCGGTGCTGCTCGCGCGCCCGCGCAAGGGCCCGCTGATCACGCGCAAGCTGTCGGACTACAGCCTCGGCCTATATGCGCCCACGGGCCGCCCCGACTGGCAGGAGGCGGTGAGCGCCGCGCCGCTGTCGCGCGCGGGCATTCCGGTGATCGGATATATGCCCGACATTCTTTACGCCCCCGAACTCGATTATCTGGGCGAGATCGAGCCAGGATTGCGCGCGACGGTCCGTTCCTCCTCGATCCTCGCGCAGCGCCGGATGATCGCGGGGGGCGCGGGGGTCGGCGTGCTGCCGTGCTTCCTCGCGAACGGCGATCCGGCGCTGGTGCGCGTGCGGGGTGAACAGACGGTGGCGCGCGCCTTTTGGTTGGCGCTTCACCGCGACGTCGCACCGCAACCGCGCATAAGGGCGTTTATCGACTGGCTCGATGCTGAGGTAAGGGAAAGCCGGGGGCTGCTGGTTCCGGACTAG
- a CDS encoding I78 family peptidase inhibitor, producing MMDIRLLAIAAALPLAACTQERPPVDSTPPPPEAEMTCKADAAQSFVGQTATPDLGGALLKVAGARTLRWGPPRSAMTMDYRVDRVNVMYDDAYKITQVTCG from the coding sequence ATGATGGACATTCGCCTGCTCGCAATTGCCGCCGCCTTGCCGCTCGCCGCTTGCACACAGGAACGGCCGCCCGTCGATTCGACCCCGCCGCCACCCGAAGCCGAAATGACGTGCAAGGCGGACGCCGCGCAGTCCTTTGTCGGCCAGACCGCGACGCCCGACCTCGGCGGTGCCCTCCTGAAAGTTGCGGGCGCGCGCACCTTGCGCTGGGGGCCGCCACGCTCGGCGATGACGATGGATTATCGCGTCGACCGCGTGAACGTCATGTACGACGATGCCTACAAGATCACGCAGGTCACTTGTGGCTGA
- the mmsB gene encoding 3-hydroxyisobutyrate dehydrogenase — protein sequence MKIAFIGLGNMGGGMAANLAKAGHEVRAFDLSEEALARAAEAGCSRAASAAEAVTGAEAVVTMLPAGKHVASVYESDVFPNAAPGTLLLDCSTIDVATARANIEAATAKGLVAVDAPVSGGIAAANAGTLTFMVGGTDEGFARAEPILGLMGKAVIHAGDAGAGQAAKICNNMLLGASMVATCETLALAQKLGLDPQKFFDIASVSSGQCWSLTSYAPLPGVGPTTPADNDYKGGFAAALMLKDLRLAMEAAASVDADVPMGSKARELYEAFVEADTDGRDFSAIIKTLQG from the coding sequence ATGAAAATCGCCTTTATCGGGCTCGGCAATATGGGCGGCGGCATGGCCGCCAACCTCGCGAAAGCAGGCCATGAAGTCCGCGCCTTCGACCTCAGCGAAGAGGCACTTGCGCGCGCGGCCGAAGCCGGTTGTTCGCGCGCTGCGTCGGCGGCTGAAGCGGTCACCGGCGCCGAAGCCGTCGTGACGATGCTTCCCGCGGGCAAGCATGTCGCGTCGGTCTATGAAAGCGATGTGTTCCCGAACGCCGCGCCGGGCACCTTGCTCCTCGATTGCTCGACGATCGACGTCGCGACCGCGCGCGCGAATATCGAGGCCGCGACCGCCAAGGGCCTCGTCGCGGTCGACGCGCCCGTCTCGGGCGGCATCGCCGCCGCCAACGCCGGCACGCTGACCTTCATGGTCGGCGGCACCGACGAAGGCTTCGCACGCGCCGAACCGATCCTTGGCCTTATGGGTAAGGCGGTGATCCACGCCGGCGACGCCGGCGCGGGGCAGGCAGCGAAGATCTGCAACAACATGCTCCTCGGCGCCTCGATGGTCGCGACGTGCGAGACGCTCGCGCTGGCGCAGAAATTGGGGCTTGATCCGCAGAAATTCTTTGACATCGCCAGCGTGTCGTCGGGGCAGTGCTGGTCGCTGACGAGCTATGCGCCGCTGCCCGGCGTCGGCCCGACGACGCCCGCCGACAATGATTACAAGGGCGGGTTCGCTGCGGCTTTGATGCTCAAGGACCTGCGGCTCGCGATGGAAGCGGCGGCGAGCGTCGATGCCGACGTCCCGATGGGGTCGAAAGCGCGCGAACTCTACGAAGCCTTTGTCGAAGCCGACACGGACGGCCGCGACTTTTCGGCGATCATCAAGACGTTGCAGGGCTAA
- a CDS encoding enoyl-CoA hydratase/isomerase family protein → MTDDVLISADVRVGRISLNRPKAIHALNLPMCEAMIDALLKWQGDDRVEAVIIDHSEGRGFCAGGDIRMLADSGAKDGTEARLFFHTEYRLNHLLFTYPKPVVAFMDGITMGGGVGISQPSKYRVATEHTRFAMPETGIGLFPDVGGGWYLPRLEGRVGAYLALTGARLDGAECLALGLATHYLPSEKLAEAKERIAVDPGRIGGILGELSVTAPPAGITQHLERINRLFASDTFEEILAALEADGGEWAAKELATLRTKSPQTCKVALRQLKEGREMHDFAEQMRQEYAIGSRVVQMHDFLEGVRALIIDKDNSPKWDPPTPEAVTDDWIDAIFVPLPDNEKWTPLT, encoded by the coding sequence ATGACCGACGATGTCCTGATCTCGGCCGACGTCCGCGTCGGCCGTATCTCGCTCAACCGCCCCAAGGCGATCCACGCGCTCAACCTGCCGATGTGCGAAGCGATGATCGACGCGCTGCTGAAGTGGCAGGGCGACGATCGCGTCGAGGCGGTGATCATCGACCATAGCGAAGGCCGCGGCTTCTGCGCTGGCGGCGACATCCGCATGCTCGCGGATAGCGGCGCGAAGGACGGCACCGAAGCGCGCTTATTCTTCCACACCGAATATCGCCTCAACCATCTGCTCTTCACTTACCCCAAGCCCGTCGTCGCCTTCATGGACGGCATCACGATGGGCGGCGGGGTCGGCATTTCGCAGCCGTCGAAATATCGCGTCGCGACCGAACATACGCGCTTCGCGATGCCCGAAACGGGGATCGGCCTGTTCCCCGACGTCGGCGGCGGCTGGTATCTCCCGCGCCTCGAAGGCCGCGTCGGCGCCTATCTCGCGCTGACCGGCGCGCGGCTCGACGGCGCGGAATGTTTGGCGCTCGGCCTAGCGACGCACTATCTTCCATCGGAAAAGCTCGCCGAAGCCAAAGAGCGCATCGCGGTCGACCCGGGACGCATCGGCGGCATATTGGGCGAATTGTCGGTCACCGCGCCGCCGGCCGGAATCACCCAGCATCTCGAACGGATCAACCGCCTGTTCGCGAGCGATACTTTTGAGGAGATTCTCGCCGCGCTCGAAGCCGACGGCGGCGAATGGGCCGCAAAGGAACTCGCGACGCTGCGCACCAAATCTCCGCAGACGTGCAAGGTCGCGCTGCGCCAGCTGAAGGAAGGCCGCGAGATGCACGACTTCGCGGAGCAGATGCGCCAGGAATATGCGATCGGCAGCCGCGTCGTCCAGATGCATGATTTCCTCGAAGGCGTCCGCGCGCTGATCATCGACAAGGACAACAGCCCGAAATGGGACCCGCCGACACCCGAAGCGGTCACCGACGACTGGATCGACGCGATCTTCGTGCCTTTGCCCGATAATGAGAAATGGACCCCGCTCACTTAA
- a CDS encoding RidA family protein: MGSRIDVAGCAPIEPDGSSTPGDAGAQAARCIAIIGEALEALGGSFADVVRTRMYITDAADADLVGRAHGSAFKNVRPASTMLVVPALIRPEWKVEIEAEAIIEK; this comes from the coding sequence GTGGGCAGCCGCATCGACGTCGCGGGCTGCGCGCCGATCGAACCCGATGGCTCCTCGACCCCGGGCGACGCCGGGGCACAGGCGGCGCGTTGCATCGCGATTATCGGCGAGGCGCTCGAAGCGCTCGGCGGCAGCTTTGCTGATGTCGTCCGCACGCGCATGTATATCACCGATGCCGCCGACGCCGACCTCGTTGGCCGGGCGCACGGATCGGCATTCAAAAATGTCCGTCCGGCATCGACGATGCTGGTTGTGCCCGCGCTGATCCGGCCCGAATGGAAAGTCGAAATCGAAGCCGAAGCCATCATCGAGAAATGA
- a CDS encoding CoA-acylating methylmalonate-semialdehyde dehydrogenase: MRQIDHHIAGGAGGSARFGDVLDPNNGGVQAQVALGDRAILDRAVAAAKAAQPAWAATNPQRRARVMFEFKRLVEANMNQLAEMLSAEHGKVIADSKGDIQRGLEVIEFCCGIPHVLKGEYTQGAGPGIDVYSMRQPIGIGAGITPFNFPAMIPLWMGGVATATGNAFILKPSERDPSVPVRLSELFLEAGMPEGIFQTVHGDKEMVDAILDHPDIGAVSFVGSSDIAHYVYNRGVANGKRVQAMGGAKNHGIVMPDADLDQVVNDLTGAAFGSAGERCMALPVVVPVGEDTANRLREKLIPAIEALRVGVSTDAEAHYGPVVTQAHKEKVEGWIQKCADEGAELVVDGRGFTLQGHEKGFFVGPTLFDHVTPDMESYKEEIFGPVLQIVRAADFEAALELPSKHQYGNGVAIFTRNGHAAREFAARVQVGMVGINVPIPVPVAYHSFGGWKRSAFGDTNQHGMEGVKFWTKVKTITQRWPDGSPDGGNAFVIPTMG, translated from the coding sequence ATGCGACAGATCGACCATCACATTGCGGGCGGCGCCGGCGGTTCCGCCCGGTTCGGCGACGTTCTCGACCCCAATAATGGCGGCGTGCAGGCACAAGTCGCGCTTGGCGACCGCGCCATCCTCGACCGCGCGGTGGCCGCCGCCAAGGCCGCGCAGCCCGCCTGGGCCGCGACCAACCCGCAGCGCCGCGCGCGCGTGATGTTCGAGTTCAAGCGCCTCGTCGAAGCCAATATGAACCAGCTCGCGGAAATGCTCTCGGCCGAGCATGGTAAAGTGATCGCTGATTCAAAGGGCGACATCCAGCGCGGGCTGGAGGTGATCGAATTCTGCTGCGGCATCCCGCACGTGCTGAAGGGCGAATATACACAAGGCGCCGGCCCCGGCATCGACGTCTATTCGATGCGCCAGCCGATAGGCATCGGCGCGGGGATCACGCCGTTCAACTTCCCCGCGATGATCCCGCTGTGGATGGGCGGCGTCGCGACCGCGACGGGCAACGCCTTCATCCTGAAGCCCAGCGAGCGCGACCCCTCGGTGCCGGTGCGCCTGTCCGAACTCTTCCTCGAAGCCGGAATGCCCGAAGGCATCTTCCAGACCGTCCACGGCGACAAGGAAATGGTCGACGCGATCCTCGACCATCCCGACATCGGCGCGGTCAGCTTCGTCGGCTCGTCGGACATCGCGCATTATGTCTACAACCGCGGCGTCGCGAACGGAAAGCGCGTGCAGGCGATGGGCGGCGCGAAGAATCACGGCATCGTCATGCCCGACGCCGATCTCGACCAGGTGGTGAACGACCTCACCGGCGCCGCCTTCGGGTCGGCAGGTGAACGTTGCATGGCGCTGCCCGTCGTCGTTCCCGTCGGCGAGGACACCGCCAACCGCCTGCGCGAAAAACTGATCCCGGCGATCGAGGCGCTGCGCGTCGGCGTGTCGACCGATGCCGAGGCGCATTACGGCCCCGTCGTGACACAGGCGCACAAGGAAAAGGTCGAAGGCTGGATCCAGAAATGCGCCGACGAAGGAGCCGAACTGGTGGTCGACGGCCGCGGCTTTACGCTGCAGGGCCATGAAAAGGGCTTTTTCGTCGGCCCGACGCTGTTCGACCATGTCACCCCCGACATGGAAAGCTACAAGGAAGAGATTTTCGGCCCCGTGCTCCAGATCGTTCGCGCAGCGGATTTCGAGGCCGCGCTCGAACTGCCCAGCAAGCATCAATATGGCAATGGCGTCGCGATCTTCACGCGCAACGGCCACGCCGCGCGCGAATTCGCCGCGCGTGTGCAGGTCGGCATGGTCGGAATCAACGTGCCGATCCCGGTGCCCGTCGCCTATCACAGCTTCGGCGGCTGGAAACGCTCGGCATTCGGCGACACCAACCAGCACGGCATGGAAGGCGTGAAATTCTGGACCAAGGTCAAGACGATCACCCAGCGCTGGCCCGACGGTTCGCCCGACGGAGGCAACGCCTTCGTCATCCCGACGATGGGTTAA